The nucleotide sequence GCGAGTTCGCCGTAGGTCAGGGATTCGGCCCCGAACCGCAGGGCGACCCGGTCACTCTTCCCGGCGACCAGCATGGATCTCCTCCTCAGCCCCAGTCGGGCACGACGAACACGAGCCAGGCGATCAGCGGCACGATGGCCACCACGAGCGCCCCGTAGACCAGAAGTTGTTTGAAGAATTTGTCGCGATCGACGTCCTTCGCGTTGGCGAGGACGAGCGCGCCGTTGGTGGAGAAGGGACTGACGTCCACCATCGTCGCCGAGACCGCCAGGGCGGCGATCATGCCGACCGGCCCGATCGTGCCCTGCGCCAGGAACGGCACGGCGAGCGGGATGAGCGCGCCCATCAGCCCGACCGACGACGCGAAGGCGGAGACGAGACCGCCGATGTAGCAGAGCAGCAGTGCGGCGAGCAGCGGGATCCCGACGGTGGTCACCGCGTTGCCCACGTAGTCGATGGTGCCGATCTCCTTCAGCACCGCCACGTAGGTCAGCACACCGCAGATCAGCAGCACGGTCGGCCAGGTGATCTCGGAGACGGCGGACCGGCTGGTCTTGGGCCACGCGATGCTCAGCATGACGGCGACGGTGATCGCGGTCAGGCCCGGGTCGAGATCGAAAACGAGGGTGCCCACCACGAGCGCGACCAGACCGGTCAGCGTCACGATCTTGGGGCCGTCCAAGGGAATGCGCTGTTCGTGCGGCAGCGGTTCTTCGTCGGTCTCCACTTCCCCGGCGCCCACCGCCACGAGCCGGCGTCGCCGGAGTTTGGTCCCGCCGAGGGCAACGAAAAGGACACCCGCGATGGCGAGATTCATGCCGAGGCTCGCGAAGAACAACACCACGGGGCTGCCCGCGATGTGGTCGCGCTCGACGATCCCGTTGACGATCGAGCCGTAGACGCTGATCGGCGAGAACCCGCCGCCCTGCGCGCCGTGCACCACCATCGCGCCCATGAGCAGCGGGCTGATCTTGTAGCGGGCGGCGAAACCGAGCGCGATCGGCGCGACGATCGCGCAAGCCGCCGGGCTCACCGCGCCGATCGCGGTCAGCGCTCCGGTGACCACGAACATCACCCACGGGATGAGCGCGATCCGGCCGCCGACCAGCCGAACGGCCGCGGCGACCAGCCAGTCCGTGGTGCCGTTGGCCCTGGCGATGGCGAACAGATAGGTGACGCCCACCAGCACCACGAAGATGTCGCCGGGGAAGCCGGCGAAGATGCCGTCAGTGTCCAGGCCACCGGCGAGGGTGCCGACGAGGAACGCGCCGGCGAAGGCGAGCGCCCCCATGTTGATCGAGCGGGTCGTGGCGAGGACGAAGATCACCA is from Amycolatopsis lurida and encodes:
- a CDS encoding SLC13 family permease, whose amino-acid sequence is MSAQLISILVLVVIFVLATTRSINMGALAFAGAFLVGTLAGGLDTDGIFAGFPGDIFVVLVGVTYLFAIARANGTTDWLVAAAVRLVGGRIALIPWVMFVVTGALTAIGAVSPAACAIVAPIALGFAARYKISPLLMGAMVVHGAQGGGFSPISVYGSIVNGIVERDHIAGSPVVLFFASLGMNLAIAGVLFVALGGTKLRRRRLVAVGAGEVETDEEPLPHEQRIPLDGPKIVTLTGLVALVVGTLVFDLDPGLTAITVAVMLSIAWPKTSRSAVSEITWPTVLLICGVLTYVAVLKEIGTIDYVGNAVTTVGIPLLAALLLCYIGGLVSAFASSVGLMGALIPLAVPFLAQGTIGPVGMIAALAVSATMVDVSPFSTNGALVLANAKDVDRDKFFKQLLVYGALVVAIVPLIAWLVFVVPDWG